Sequence from the Pedobacter sp. D749 genome:
CCTACCTAGGTGAAGTTCGTGGAAGTGGTTTGATTATCGGAATTGAATATGTAAAAGATAAAAAAACTAAGGAGCCTTATCCTGAACTGGTTAAAGAACTCAAAAAAATAAGTTTTGAAAATGGTCTGCTGTTTGAAATCGGTGGACATTTCAATAATGTCATCCGATTTCTACCTCCATTGATCATAAACGAAGAAATTATAGAAAATGCAATGCAGATATTCGAATTGGCCAATAGAGCTGTGCTGAAATTAAAGAACGAAGGTCAATTGAATTTACCTATTGAGAAAGCTGATTAGAAAATTTGCCAACGTCCGTACCTTCTAAACTTGTTAATGACTATGAATGAAGTGAAGAAAAAATATTTTGAAACGTCTTTGTTACAGCAAAATGAGCTCGCAGGCGCCATAGTGAATCAAGGTTATATAGATAAAAATCAACCTCTGTTTATTTACATTGATGAAGATATTAATTACAACAAGCTATGCTTGGCCGTCAATGAATTAATAGCCCGGCATGAGCTGTTGAGGACGGGCTTTAAAGTTGGACAAAATAAATTTAAATTGTATTTGCTGGATGAATACGTGTACGAGTTGACTGATAATTCGAAGGAAATATCAACGCTGGAATATTTGAAAAAGCTAGCAGATAAAAGAAAATTCTGTTCGGAGGATTTTCCACTATTTGATTTTGGCTTACACAAAATCGGGAAAAAACAATTTGTATTACTCTTCAATAAGCCGGCTTTTATTTCAGATGCAATTTCGGATGGGATATTAATGTCGGAGCTGGAAAAAATATACAAAGACCAGCAACTACCTAAAATAGCCTTTCAACATCTTGATTTCTTATTATGGCAGAACGATTTCATCAAGACTGAAAAGGGCGAAAAAGCTAAAGACTCATTAAAAAGGTTATTAGCAACTCAAACTACTGATTTTTTCCAACCAGAAGATATTGATTGTCCTAATGAAATCTCTTGTGGCTTAAACGATCCGTTAAATATCAGCATAAATTTATTGGAAAAAATCACCCTTTATACTTCAAAACATAAGATAAATGTAGATGATTTTTTGTTATCAGTTTGGTATGTTTTTTTGCAAAAATACACCAGAAATGATCATGTTTTAGTTAACTGTGTGAAGTCATGTCGCGAGGCAGACTGGAAACAAGTTAGTGGAAATTTCGAAAATGTCTTTCCAATGTCTAGGTCGATCAATAAAAATGACCGGTTCATTGATTTTTGCATAAACGTAAACAGAAATGCTGTTATTCTGGATAAGTACAAATATTATCCTTCGGAGGGATTAAAAATGATGGGCGACCAGTATGAAGATGAAAACAAAAATACTGGTATGGGTTTTATATTTTGCGCCGAAGTTAACCAGCAGACTCGCTGGATAGATCTGCATTCTCACCTTGGGACTTCATTGCTTAAACGCTGTAATTTTAATTTAAAGATTGTTGCACAAAAGGATGAGCTAAATATTTATTTGATAAACAGTACAAAGAAATTTTCTACGGACGCTGTTAATCGGATCAAAGACTGCATTTCAACGATAATTACATCAGTTCTTGATGAGGAACATATTTTGATTAGAGATGTTGATTTTACCAGTGAATCTGAAAAAAAACGGTTGTTATATAAATTTAATGAACCTTACCAGGATTTAGGCGAAATAAAGCCTATCCACGTCTTGTTTGAAGAACAGGCAACGTTATTTCCTGACACTACCGCGGTGATCCATAATGACTATAACTTATCTTATCAGGAACTCAATCAAAAATCAAATAAACTTGCTCACTTGCTTATTAGCTTAGGTGTTCAACGTAAAGAATTTGTGGGTGTGTTCTTAGACAGAAGTTTCGATCTACTGAGTTCGATGTTAGCGATATTTAAATCGGGAGCATCCTATGTGCCCTTTGATAAACAAAATCCGGTTGAACGGTCTAAGTTTTTGATCGATAATAGTAATGCAAAGATTTTATTCACAGATAGTGATACTGTAAGAAATAATGACTGGCTTATCCTTGATTTGCCCCATATTGATTATATAATCTGCATTGATGAATTAAAATCTGATTATGGAAGTCTATCACCCAGAAGTAAAACTACAATCATTGATTGTTTAAGTTATAGTAACTTGTCTACTGATAACCCAGAAAATGTCAATTCAATTGACGATTGGTCTTATATGTTATATACATCGGGTTCTACAGGCGATCCGAAAGGTGCAATTCTAACACATCAGGGGGCAGTCAATCACATCTATGCGGAATATAAGTTTTTGAACTTAGCACAGGGGTTTAAATTTCTTCAAAGTGCAAATATTTCATCTGACATATCCGTTTGGCAATACTTAGCACCATTATTACATGGTGGTACAGTAATCATCATAGATCAAGTCGATCTTCTTGACTTCAATAATCTAATTTCAATTCTAAATAAAACTGAAGTCACCCTTGCAGAGTTTGTTCCATCGTATTTAAACGCTTTTTTGGATTTTGTTGAAAGTTCAGGGACAACGTCAAAAACAGAACTGTTTTATTTACAAAGTATCATGATGACAGGTGAAGAGTTACCTGTTGAATTAGTTGGACGCTGGAAGAAATTTACCAGCTCAATTAAACTAATTAATGCTTACGGACCCTGCGAAGCCTCTGATGATATTACTCAATACCTGATAGATGATACCTTTGACCCCCGTTCCAAAAGGGTTCCGATCGGGAAACCTTTAGCAAATTTGAATCTGTTCGTATTAGATGAGAATGTGAAGCTTCTGCCAATTGGCTTTACTGGAGAAATTTACGTCTCAGGCATAGGTGTAGGGGAAGGGTACTGGAAGGATATTAAAAAGACGTTATCAAAATTCATCCCGAACCCGTTTCCTGACACATTGGGTGAAATAATGTATCGGACTGGTGATTTAGGAAGATGGAAAGCTGATGGAAATTTGGAATTTTTAGGAAGAATAGATCATCAGGCACAGATCCGTGGCAACCGGGTTGAGACAGCGGAGATTGATCATCTTCTTGGCCAACACCATCACATAGTTGAGGGTATAACCGGAATTAAAAAAGACAATAACGGGCAGGAATACCTGGTAAGCTACATTATCAGAAAGCTGAATAGTGGGGCAGGAGATGAGGAAACTTTCAGGAGCGAATTGACAATCTACCTGAAGAGATTTTTACCAAGTTTTATGGTACCCGCTTATTGGGTTTTTTTGAAGGAATTTCCTAAAAATCTTAGTGGTAAAATAGATCTTAAATTGTTAAAAGAGATTGATGAGCGGTCACTTACAGGTAGTTATGTTACTCCGGTAGGAGATTTGGAAATAAGAATTTCTTCCATATGGGAAGCGGTGTTAAACAAGGATAAAATAAGTGTTGAAGCGAACTTTTTTCAAGTTGGGGGGCACTCATTGAAAGCTGTACAAGTAACTGCAAAGGTTTACAAAGAATTAAATGTTGTTCTAAAACTCAGAGATTTTTTTAACGCTCCAACTATAAGACAACAGGCAGAACTAATTGCAAACGAAAAAAATCAAAATTACCAGCCTATAAATCCGATAAAAAAGAATCAATTTTACGATTTGTCTTTTGGGCAGAGAAGGTTGTGGTTGTTTCAGCAATATAAACAAACGGGGCAGGCCTATAATATGCTAAACGGTTATTCGATGACCGGCGAGCTTGATTATCATCATTTCGAAAAGGCAATCAACTATGTTATTCTAAAGCATGAAATTTTAAGGACCAGGTTTATTACAGTGGGGGGTGAACCAAAGCAGGTCGTTGAGGAATTTGGTGGCAATTATGCTTTAGACTATGAAGATTTGCGAAACAATACAGAAGCTCATCAACACCTCGATGTTTTAGTTGATTGCATGGCTGCGTTTCAATTTGACTTGGCAACCGCGCGTTTATTCCAATTTAAGTTGCTCGAAATGGAGGACAACAGTTACGTGTTCTTGACTTCCTTTCACCACATCATTATGGATGGCTGGTCTATTGATGTTTTTATCAAGGAACTTGCAATATTTTATAATGATTTGTGTAGTGGCATTAAGCCTGAAGTGACACCACCACTCTTGCAGTACAAAGACATCGCGTCGTGGTCAAATGCATTAATAAAAAATGAGTCTAATGGTGGTCATCGATCATATTGGCTAACCCAGCTGCAAGGAGAGTTGCCCCGTATTGAGCTCCCATTTGATTTTAAACGGCCCACGAGCAAATCATATAACGGCGGATCAGTTGAGCATGTCTATGATCAGCAACAAATTTCCCTGTTGAATAATTTCTGCAGACGCGAGGGGGTTACGACTTTTATGGTATTGCTTTCTGCGGTTAAATTGCTGTTGTTCCGGTATAGTGATCAAAAGGATCTAATAATTGGTATTCCAAGTGCCGGTCGTACTCATCCCGATATGGAAGACCAATTGGGGTTTTATGTAAACACTTTACCAATAAGAAGTTGCGTGAAACCTTTCGAAAGCTTTAGAGAATTGCTCGATCAGGTAAAAGGAAATATGCTTGACGCTTTCAATCATGATTTATATCCTTTTGATAAGATTGTCTCAGATTTAGAGATCGTAAATGATCAAAGCCGGACCCCTATATTCGATGTAATGGTAACCCATCAGAAGTCACTGCTTGACCGAGAGCTGAGGTTATCGAATCTCGTGGTGGACGATTATTACATCCCTTCCAATACGAGTAAATTCGATCTTACATTTAACTTTCTGGATGATAACGACCTATTTTCATTAAACATTGTTTACAATACCGATATATTCAAAAAGGAACGGATAGTAAGTCTTCTTGGGCACTTAACAAATCTTATCTACGCAGTTTTGGCTGATGCAGATAAGCCAATGAACGAGGTTGATTATATCGGTGAAGTAGAAAAGACCAGAATTTTAAAGGAATTTAATCGTACTGAAACCGAATATCCCGATCAGGATTCTTTAGTATCGTTGTTTAGAAAGCAGGTGTCGAAAACCCCAACCAAAACAGTTTTGGTGTTTGAAAGTGGTAAATTAACCTATACTCAGTTTGACCTGTTAACAAATCTACTGGGGAACTATTTAGTGGAAAAGTATAATATCAACCAGGGGGATGTGGTCAGCCTTTTTATGGATCGGTCTCTTGAAATGGTTATATCCATTTGGGCCCTTCTAAAAATTGGAGCAATTTATGTACCACTTGACCCAACCTTTCCTGAAGAGCGGATATCTTATATTATTAAAGACTCGCAGGCGAAACTGATATTGACAAAAACAAAAAAAGTTTTTGAAGATTTGAATATTGACCAGTATACTGTAAATCTCGAAGTATTAGCCGCACTTTATCCCAATAAAGAGATTAGCTTTTATCCAAAACCTGAGGATGATGCTTACATCATTTATACATCAGGATCAACAGGGAACCCCAAAGGGGTAATTATTAAACATAAAGGCATCGTTAACAGGTTAAACTGGCAGTGGTTGGAATATTCCTTTACGGATGCTGACATTGTTCTTCAAAAAACAAATTACGTGTTCGATGTGTCCACATGGGAATTATTTTTACCGGTATGCTTTGGATGTCAAATGGTGTTATGCCCCCAAGAAGTCGTTTACGATCCGCTTAAGATGGTCCAATTTATCGATTATCATAAGATTACTAGGGTTCACTTCGTTCCAACGATGTATAATTATCTTTTGGACTCCCTCAACCTAATGGATAAGACCTGTTTGCAAAGCCTACGAAATGTCTATTGTGGTGGAGAACCGCTCTCTACCAAGTTGGTAAATAAACACTATAAAAATTTAAAAGCACAGTTATTTAATTGGTATGGACCAACTGAGGCATCTGTTGACGTAACTGCACAGCCTGTTTATGAGAATGATGAAATTATTCCTATTGGTTATCCCATACATAATACAAAACTTTATATAGTCGATACAAATTTGCAGCTAAAACCGATCGGAGTAACAGGTGAAATAGGGATATCAGGAGTTGGTTTGGCAAAGGGATATTTGAATAACGAAGTATTGTCGAATAGTAAATTTATTGATAATCCCTACGAACCGGGGCAGAAGCTTTATTTAACCGGCGATTTGGGCTGCTGGGAACCTGATGGCGCTATTTTATATTTTGGCAGATCGGATGACCAGGTAAAGATAAGAGGACATAGAATTGAATTAGGTGAGATCGAAAACGTATTAAAAAAAAATACAGATATTTTAGATGTTGTTGTCTTAGCTGTTGAGAACCCATCGGGAGACAAGAGTTTAACAGCGTATCTCATCAGTGAAATCGATGATATAGTTTCTAAAGCCAGAGATCGCCTGCGGGCCGCATTACCGGATTACATGCATCCAGCTCAATATGTGATTTTACAGCGGTTTCCTTTGACAGCCAGCGGCAAACTCGATAAACAAGCGCTAAGCAAGATCATAGAGTTTAAAAGCCCTCAGTCTGATAAACAGCAAAGAAAAACCAGCGCATTAGAAAATACCCTATTAGAAGTCTGGAAAGATGTCTTGGGTAAACAAGATATACTGATAGATGATAATTTCTTCGAAATAGGGGGAGATTCAATAAAAGCTATCCAAATCGCAGTCCGGTTACAAAAACATAAATTTAAAATAGAAGTCAAAAATATTTTCGAACATCCATTTATTGATAAACTGGCCAATTTTATCAAACCCTTTGTGTCCACCGCTGACCAATCGATAGTGGAAGGATCTATTCTTTTGACCCCAATTCAAAGATATTTCTTTTCAAAAAAACTGCTGAATATTAATCACTATAACCAATCTGTTGTTTTGTATCACAGCAAATTAGGTATTGATGAGGTAAAGTTCATTTTTTTAAAACTCTATCATCACCATGATGCCCTTAGGATAACTTTCCTTCAAAGCGAAAATGAGAGAATGCCGGAGCAATTCAATAGGGGGGGCGCAGGCGATATTCCCGTTCTTGAGTTTGATATCAGGGGTGATGATGATTTACCAGAATTTAAACGTATCTCGAACGACCTTCAAAAAAGTTTAAATATTTACAAGGGTGAACTATTTAAGATAGCGCTGTTTCATATGAATGATGGAGAGCGATTACTTATAATTTGCCACCATCTTATTATCGACGGCGTTTCTTGGCGGATACTCTTAGAAGATATCACTACACTTTTCCAACAATTCCGGAAGCAGCAACAGTTACTCTTACCTGAAAAAACTGACTCATTTAAAACCTGGTCTGAAACATTGGCACTGTATACAAAAAGTGAGAATTTTCAGAATGAAAAAGAATATTGGAACACATTAGAGGTAAATGATGGCTTTATTTTGCCTAGAAGGATTAAGCAAGCCGGTAAGCGTAGAGATATTAAAACACTGACTTTTACGCTAGATGAGCATAAAACTACAAAACTGATCAGTAATGTAAATCAGTTTTTTGAGAGTGAGATTAACGATATTTTGTTATCTGCACTGATTATCACCTTCCAGAAATTGTTTAATGCCAAAAGCCTGTTGATCATGCTTGAAGGTCATGGTCGAGAGCCGATTTCCGATACCATTGATGTCAATAGAACAGTTGGTTGGTTTACGAGTGTTTTTCCTGTTAAATTGATTGCTGATCAAAATCGGGAGTTTAGCCAACAGATCGAAAAAGTCAAAAAAAAATTACGGTCGATCCCGAATAAAGGTATTGGATACGGTATCTTAAAGTACCTGACAGCTCCAGAGGTGATGATGAATATGCAAGCAGATATTTTGTTTAACTATTTAGGTCAATTCGATTCTGACGAATCTGACTTTCAGGTTATATCAGATTCTGCAGGACACGAAGTTGGACAGGACGAAGCAGCTGATTATCCTTTAGAAATAACTGGGATGATTGCTGGTAAAGCTTTGCTTGTAAGTTTTAATTACGACTCTAAACTATTTCAGGAAAACTTGATCATCGATATCCATAGAGCGTATCAGCAAACCCTGGATAATATAATATCAAATGCCACCGTAGATTTCCATCAAACACTCTCTCCGGAAGCTTTGGATCATATCAATTCATTATTTGAATAGGACTCACCGCATTTGCGGTTTTTTATACGCCTTAAACCACACTTATGATAAATAAAGACCATATAAAGGATATTTATCCTCTGTCGCCTATGCAGGAGGGTATTTTATTCCACACCCTGCTTGATAAATCATCAAACAGCTATTTGTCACAATCTTCCTACCGTCTGAAAGGTAAGATAGATATTGATCTAATGATTGATTGCCTAAATAGATTGTTTCAAAGACATGACATTTTAAGAACTGCATTTGTTCATGATAAGCTTGATAAACCACTGCAGGTGGTGTTAAAAGACCGTAAAGCGCACATTTATTTAGAAGACATCTCTCAGGACAAAAATCCAGAGCAACGTATAATAGATTACTGCTCGCAGGATATCGATAAAGGATTCAATCTGACGACCGAACCATTGTTGCGTTGTGCGCTTTTTTGCTTGAAAGCCGAAGAGCACGAATTTGTTTGGACAAGCCACCATATTATACTTGATGGCTGGAGTATGCGAAACCTGACAACTGAGTTTTACGAGCTTTATAATAACCCGGAAAATGCTTTGCCTGAGCTAAAATCAAGTTATAAAAACTACATTCAATGGTTATTAAGAAGGGATAAGGAGCTTAGTAAGCATTACTGGCAATCGTATATCGCTGATTATGATAACAAAATTGAGTTGTGCCCCGGCAGATTTAAAAGCGATACCAATGTTTCAGCCAAGTCTTTTATATTCGAAATGGATGGTGATTTCTTAAGGCAGCTTCAAAAATTAGCATCTGATAACCAGGCTACCTTAAGCTCTTTATTTAAAACTGTATGGGGGATTGTCCTATCAAAATATACTAACACCAGAGACGCTGTTTTTGGTAGTGTTGTTTCTGGTAGACCACTTGCTATAGAGGGAATAGATGATATAGTTGGACTATTTATAAACACTCTTCCTGTACGCTGCCGGTATAATGCTGATGCAAGCTTCCCAAACTTGCTTGAGGCTGTTAATAAGGAAAATTTTGAAAACGAAAAATACAACTATCATAGTCTCGCGGATATTCAGGCATTAAGCCCACTTAAGCAAAATTTATTCAATACAATTCTAGTTTTCCAAAATTTTCCAAAAGTTGAAAAAGGAGAGGTCAATAAACTGCATTTAGATATTTTAGGTGCCAAAGAGTTCAAACCGACCAGTTATCAGTTGAATATTGTGATTTCCTGTTCAGATAAGATATCGTTCAGTATCGATTATCACGAGCAATATTATGACGAAAATTTTATTGAAAATTTGGCTGGACAACTTCAAGAGGTGATCAGACAGGTTTTAGATAAACCTATTATTAAAATAGATGCTATATCACTTCTCCCAGAAAGTCAAAAAAGAGAAATTATAAGTTGGAGTGGTGTTAAGGGTTTACACAAAGAAAAAATATTAAAACAGCTTATTAGAAGTCGCTCAGATATGGCTCAGGGAGACACTTCTTTGCTTTTTGAAGCAGATGAAAGTAATCAGGTTAATGATAGTGAAACCAAAGTTTATGTAATAGATGACCAAAATAATTTACAACCAATCGGAGCGATAGGTAATATTTATCTGGAAATAAAGGATAAGAGTATTTTACCTGTAAAATACTTTCAAAATACTAAAGCCCATACTTTCACTGGCCTAGGTGAAAAGCCTATTGAAGTTTTGAATTTAAATAAAGTGGGACGTTGGGTAAGCAAAAATGAACTTGAAATATTTGTTGACGAACGCCCCCAAAAGGTGGAAGCAGGAGAAGAGACTACTACTCAAATTTCATCCACGATGACTATTGACGAAAAAATAGTATGGAGTGACACCGAATTAAAAGTCAAAGAAATATTTGAAGATGTCTTGGACATGCGTGGCATTAATCAACATGATAGTTTTTTCGAACTTGGTGGTCATTCACTTAAAACGATTCAGGTGAGTTCAAGGGTACATCGAATTCTTAATGTTAAAATATCAATAAGTGATATTTATGATAACTTTAGCATAGCCAGCCTGGCAAAATTTATAGACAAACAAAAGAAGGAGAAGTACCGTACAATAACTCCAGTTCCTCTTGCTGAACATTATGAGGTTTCTTATGCCCAACGTCGTTTATGGACTGCAGGGGACTCTTTGGATAATAAAGCGCATTACAATATCCAAAATTCATACCTTGTTAAAGGCATTCTTGACGAGTCTGCTTTGGAAAAAGCTTTTGAAGCACTTGTAACCCGGCATGAAATACTAAGGTCAACTTTCAAGCTGGTTTCAGGTGAGTTGAGACAATTCATAAACCAGCCAGCGGGCTGGCTTAAAATGCTGAAGGTTAATCTTTCTAATGAGAAGCAGCCCTTGTCTGCTGTGAGGAGGTTTGCTGAAATCGAATCCAGCCAGCTATTTAATCTTGAGTCCGGACCGCTGATTCGGATTTCTTTGATCAGAATATCAAATAATGAAAGTGTTATTATAGTTACTCTTCATCATATCATTTCAGACGGTTGGTCTTTTGATCTTTTAATTATCGAAATTACACAGCTGTACAATCTTTATGTACACAAAATGACACGACCATTAAATCCACTTAAAATAAATTATAAGGATTATGCGAAATGGCACAATAAAGAGCTCAGCGGAGAGCGATTACTTCAGCATCGAAATTTTTGGAAAAGCAAATTGTCTGGGAATATTCCTTCGCTCGATATACCAGCTGACTTTGGTAGACCTATAAATAAAAGTTATGCAGCAAAAACGGTAAGCGCTGTTTTAGGCAAAAATCTAACGAAAAGTATCAAAGATTATTGCAAAGAAAATAATGTCAGCACATTTATGACCCTATTTTCCTCTGTTAATGTATTGTTGTATAAGTATACTGGGCAAAATGAGATAATTATAGGATCTCCAATGGCGGGTAGGGAGCACCAGAACTTGGAAAACCAGATAGGGTTTTATATCAACGTTGTCCCGATAAGGACAATATTAGAGCCCGACCACTCCTTTAAAAAGTTATTAACTAAAACGAAAAATAATTTGCTTGAAATCTATGATCATCAAATTTATCCGTTTGATTTGATATTGGAAGATCTCAATGTCCAGTGGCCGCGGAGCCGTTTTCCATTATTCGATGTTGTAGTCGGTCATCAAAATAAGAATAATGTATTCAAGGATGATCATCCCCAAATGCATGGAGTTGAAGTTAGCGCTATTAAATCTTCAGCAAAAAAATGCGATGTTGATTTGCGAATAGAGTTTTTCGAAGACGACCAGGAAATTACTATCAACGTAGATTATGCAACCGACCTTTTTGTCCGCTCTAGGATAGAAATGCTGTTGGCGTCTTTGAAAGTGGTCTTAGCGGCTGCAATCAAAGGCGATGATTTTTCGATCAGTTCTCTGGACTATTTACCGTTAAGCGCGAAAAGAAAAGTTGAAAGATTGAATCGCCCGATTAGGAATGAAATTTCAGATAGAACATTATTGGACATATTTAAAGCTCAGGTTAAATCATTTCCTGAAAAAATAGCTGTTGAAACGGATAAAGTTGCTTTATCATATGTAGAACTTGATGACTTAACAGATCAATTGGCTTTTTATCTCAGCAGTAACAGTAAGGTGACACCTGGTGAAGTAATAGCATTTTATCTTGATAAAACGGAATACGCGATCATTAGTATTATCGGTATAATGAAATCTGGCAGGGCATTTCTGCCAATTGATCCGCAATACCCTGTCGAAAGGGTAAAGTTTATTTTATCGGATGCTGATGTGAAACTTTTGATTACCGAGAGCGACCATATGTTCAATCTTGGA
This genomic interval carries:
- a CDS encoding non-ribosomal peptide synthetase: MNEVKKKYFETSLLQQNELAGAIVNQGYIDKNQPLFIYIDEDINYNKLCLAVNELIARHELLRTGFKVGQNKFKLYLLDEYVYELTDNSKEISTLEYLKKLADKRKFCSEDFPLFDFGLHKIGKKQFVLLFNKPAFISDAISDGILMSELEKIYKDQQLPKIAFQHLDFLLWQNDFIKTEKGEKAKDSLKRLLATQTTDFFQPEDIDCPNEISCGLNDPLNISINLLEKITLYTSKHKINVDDFLLSVWYVFLQKYTRNDHVLVNCVKSCREADWKQVSGNFENVFPMSRSINKNDRFIDFCINVNRNAVILDKYKYYPSEGLKMMGDQYEDENKNTGMGFIFCAEVNQQTRWIDLHSHLGTSLLKRCNFNLKIVAQKDELNIYLINSTKKFSTDAVNRIKDCISTIITSVLDEEHILIRDVDFTSESEKKRLLYKFNEPYQDLGEIKPIHVLFEEQATLFPDTTAVIHNDYNLSYQELNQKSNKLAHLLISLGVQRKEFVGVFLDRSFDLLSSMLAIFKSGASYVPFDKQNPVERSKFLIDNSNAKILFTDSDTVRNNDWLILDLPHIDYIICIDELKSDYGSLSPRSKTTIIDCLSYSNLSTDNPENVNSIDDWSYMLYTSGSTGDPKGAILTHQGAVNHIYAEYKFLNLAQGFKFLQSANISSDISVWQYLAPLLHGGTVIIIDQVDLLDFNNLISILNKTEVTLAEFVPSYLNAFLDFVESSGTTSKTELFYLQSIMMTGEELPVELVGRWKKFTSSIKLINAYGPCEASDDITQYLIDDTFDPRSKRVPIGKPLANLNLFVLDENVKLLPIGFTGEIYVSGIGVGEGYWKDIKKTLSKFIPNPFPDTLGEIMYRTGDLGRWKADGNLEFLGRIDHQAQIRGNRVETAEIDHLLGQHHHIVEGITGIKKDNNGQEYLVSYIIRKLNSGAGDEETFRSELTIYLKRFLPSFMVPAYWVFLKEFPKNLSGKIDLKLLKEIDERSLTGSYVTPVGDLEIRISSIWEAVLNKDKISVEANFFQVGGHSLKAVQVTAKVYKELNVVLKLRDFFNAPTIRQQAELIANEKNQNYQPINPIKKNQFYDLSFGQRRLWLFQQYKQTGQAYNMLNGYSMTGELDYHHFEKAINYVILKHEILRTRFITVGGEPKQVVEEFGGNYALDYEDLRNNTEAHQHLDVLVDCMAAFQFDLATARLFQFKLLEMEDNSYVFLTSFHHIIMDGWSIDVFIKELAIFYNDLCSGIKPEVTPPLLQYKDIASWSNALIKNESNGGHRSYWLTQLQGELPRIELPFDFKRPTSKSYNGGSVEHVYDQQQISLLNNFCRREGVTTFMVLLSAVKLLLFRYSDQKDLIIGIPSAGRTHPDMEDQLGFYVNTLPIRSCVKPFESFRELLDQVKGNMLDAFNHDLYPFDKIVSDLEIVNDQSRTPIFDVMVTHQKSLLDRELRLSNLVVDDYYIPSNTSKFDLTFNFLDDNDLFSLNIVYNTDIFKKERIVSLLGHLTNLIYAVLADADKPMNEVDYIGEVEKTRILKEFNRTETEYPDQDSLVSLFRKQVSKTPTKTVLVFESGKLTYTQFDLLTNLLGNYLVEKYNINQGDVVSLFMDRSLEMVISIWALLKIGAIYVPLDPTFPEERISYIIKDSQAKLILTKTKKVFEDLNIDQYTVNLEVLAALYPNKEISFYPKPEDDAYIIYTSGSTGNPKGVIIKHKGIVNRLNWQWLEYSFTDADIVLQKTNYVFDVSTWELFLPVCFGCQMVLCPQEVVYDPLKMVQFIDYHKITRVHFVPTMYNYLLDSLNLMDKTCLQSLRNVYCGGEPLSTKLVNKHYKNLKAQLFNWYGPTEASVDVTAQPVYENDEIIPIGYPIHNTKLYIVDTNLQLKPIGVTGEIGISGVGLAKGYLNNEVLSNSKFIDNPYEPGQKLYLTGDLGCWEPDGAILYFGRSDDQVKIRGHRIELGEIENVLKKNTDILDVVVLAVENPSGDKSLTAYLISEIDDIVSKARDRLRAALPDYMHPAQYVILQRFPLTASGKLDKQALSKIIEFKSPQSDKQQRKTSALENTLLEVWKDVLGKQDILIDDNFFEIGGDSIKAIQIAVRLQKHKFKIEVKNIFEHPFIDKLANFIKPFVSTADQSIVEGSILLTPIQRYFFSKKLLNINHYNQSVVLYHSKLGIDEVKFIFLKLYHHHDALRITFLQSENERMPEQFNRGGAGDIPVLEFDIRGDDDLPEFKRISNDLQKSLNIYKGELFKIALFHMNDGERLLIICHHLIIDGVSWRILLEDITTLFQQFRKQQQLLLPEKTDSFKTWSETLALYTKSENFQNEKEYWNTLEVNDGFILPRRIKQAGKRRDIKTLTFTLDEHKTTKLISNVNQFFESEINDILLSALIITFQKLFNAKSLLIMLEGHGREPISDTIDVNRTVGWFTSVFPVKLIADQNREFSQQIEKVKKKLRSIPNKGIGYGILKYLTAPEVMMNMQADILFNYLGQFDSDESDFQVISDSAGHEVGQDEAADYPLEITGMIAGKALLVSFNYDSKLFQENLIIDIHRAYQQTLDNIISNATVDFHQTLSPEALDHINSLFE